The nucleotide sequence TTAATTAGGATGGATGAATGTAATGGCCGTGTGCCTAAATTTAAATCTTCGGATGACTAAGGGCCATGCgcctacatttgagacccgtgatcGTGAACATTTTGTATCTGAATGTCATGATTTAAATTCTGCATTTTGTGATGATAAAATTGTttgtgaatctcctgtatttgtgcTAGAAATTGAAAAAGAATAGCTTTGGAAAATTCCTCACAGAGGAAATTCCAGAATTTATTCCATCTCGAACAGGTATGACAGATTCAGATAAGAGTGTCACTGAAGATCACTGCAATGAAGACTCAAGCATCACTGCCTCAGAAGATATGCAAAAATCAGAAAGCTCAAATGAAGATCAAACAACAGATGGTGAAAGTCTCGAATTCTTGAGTGAAGAAACTCCGAAAACCACAAGTGAAGATTAAATTACAAATGATGAAAGCTCCGAGTGTTCAAGTATTGAAACAATGGAAGACCAAGACTCAGAAAGTTCAAGCGAAGATCAATGCTACAATGATTCTAGTTACGAAGCAAGTGAAGAGCAAAGCTCAAGCGAGTACAACACGTCCGAAAGTTCATCCGATTCCGACAGtgatgaagaatgctcagaagaTGAAAACagagtggacaagaaaatgaagaaagcagaaagctcaagactctcatcacatacatcatcttctaacaCCAAAAGACCCAGACGTAAAAGATGCTTTCGCTGTGGTCACTTAGGACATACAAcgaaacattgtaaaaccaaGAAGTTTTCTAAGCCAGAACATGATTTTGTCACAAACTTCACATATCAACTTAATTATCTTAAGAAGtctgttaaaaatctggttgAGTCAACAACCTttttttggaaacaaaaagaggACAACGTgggtcaaaaccacgatagaTTCAAAATGAAGCAAGTCTGGGTTCCCAAATCAAACTAATTTGTGTATATTCTTGTATTTCAGAATAAACTCTAGAAATGGCTTCGTATGCTCATGGAGTACATCTGGCATGTCGACAGCGGATGTTCAAGACACATGACTGGATTGAAAGAACTTCTGAAGAACTTTCGCTTCATCGATGGTGATTTTGTGTCTTTCGCTGGAGACGAGAAAGGAGGGAAGATCGTTGGAATAGGAGATGTGGTGTCTGAAGCCCTCACATTGgaaaatgtcaactatgttccaGAATTGTGCTACAATCTCATGAGTGTATCACAAGTCTGTGATAAAGGAATATCGGTGCTTTTTAATGACATGGAATGCTTGTTTCTCAAGCCTGGATATGTCGTTCCTGCAGAAATGATCATGCTCACTGCTCCAAGACAAAACAATACATACGTGCTCAACatgaaaaatgccaagacaaatgACAACTTGACATGCTTGATTTCAAAGGCTTCAGAATCGGAGTCAATGCTTTGGCACAGACGATTGAGGCAtgtaaatttcaaaaatatgaataaactctctaagttaaACTTAGTAAGAGGACTTCCGATAAAAGAATTTcctttttctgaaaaatgtattgcatgcGCCCAGGGAAAGCAACACAAGAAGTCGCACAAGTCCAAAGCAGTGAATACGATTACTGCGCCACTTCAGTTGATGCAtgtggatctttttggtccaattagcgttaaaagtcttgctaaaagtTCCTACTGTTTGGTGATTACAGATGATTTCTCACGGTTTTCATGGGTCTATTTTCTTGAAGCAAAAAGCGAGACAGCTGAAGTTCTCAAATCGTTCATCCCGCTGATTGAAAACGTGACCAGACTGAAAGTGAAGTCGATCAGAAGCGATAATGGGTCCGagttcaaaaatcagaccttcatatccttctgtgcagaaaagggaattcatctccaatacagtgcagccagaactccccaacaaaatggagtcgccgAACGCAAGAACAGAACGTTGATCGAAGCTGCAAGAACCATGCTGGTGGATTCAAAGCTTTCAATCATCTTTTGGGTAGAAGCAGTAAATACAGCATGCTACGTTCTGAACAGGGTCCTCATTGTAAAACCACACGGAAAAATGGCATATGAACTTCTCTTCAAAAGAAAGCCGCTTATTGACTTTTTCAGATCATTTGGATGTTCGTGCACTCTTCTAAACACTCAAGAAAATCTCATCAAATTTGAAGCAGTGGGTGATATCTGCTACTTCATGGGGTATTCATCCACACAGAAGGCCTACCAAGTTTACAACAAAAGAACGAAGATGGTGATTGAATCATATTATGTTTATTTTCAAGAAGGAAACTACACCAACACTGGAACTACTCCTGATTGGTTCTATGATGTGGGTGTGATTTTCAACACCTTTGAAATTCCGGAAGATGCTCCAGAAACAGAACCGGTTGAAGACACTCAAGTTGAACCACTGTTTGACTCATCAGACATAGGTTTAACTCCGTTTACCACCCGTTTATCTCCATCAACTGCTGACCCAATTCTTTCTGTGAACGAAACAACTGGTgacacttcgcctgagaacacccaaGAAAATGATGCTTCTTCTTCACAAGCGAATGTGGATGAACCAACTCAAGAAGATGATCCACCAGTGATTTGCGTGGACGAACACTTCACCAACCTTCCGCAGTAGATTGAGTCTCTGACAAATGCAGGATACAAGACAAATCAAAATCATCCTCTTGAAAACGTCATAGGTGCAGTTGAAGAAGGAGTGCGTACACGCAGGCAGTCGTCAAGCATCAACAAAGGTCTCTTTGCAGCTTTTCTTTTGCAAACCGTTCCACGAGACATCGAAGAGGCTATTCAAGACTCCAGTTGGGTCCAGGCCATGCAGGAAGAGTATCTCAATTTCGCAAGCTTAAAGTTTGGGAATTAGTAGATTtacctgaaggaaagtttccaatTGGTACTAAATGGGTCTTCCGtaacaagatggatgatcgtggaGTGGTAATTTAGAACAAGGCCAGATTGGTGGTGCAAGGTTTTCATCAGGAGGAAGGGATTGACTACGAAGAAGTTTTTGCTCCGGTTACACGACTGGAAGTAATCAGAATATTCCTGGCATATGCATCATAcagaaatttcaaagtttttcaaatggatgtaaagagtGCTTTTCTTTACGGGAAGGTAAAGGAAGAAGTCTACGTCTGTCAGCCTCCAGGGTTCGAGGATCCTCATTTTCCAGGTCGTTATTTCAAGTTGGACAAAGcgctctatggtcttcatcaagctccacgtgcttggtacgagactttgtcaacTTATTTGTTAAAGTGTGGGTACACCAGAGGAAAGATCGACATGACTCTCTTTACCAAGAAAATTGGGGAAGATGTAATGCTGGTTCAAATCTACGTCGACGATATCATCTTCGGCTCGACTAACGAGGAGCTGTGTAGAGAATTCGAGACCGTCATGAAGGCAAAatttgaaatgagcatgatgggagagctGACTTTCTTCTTAGGGTTAGAAGTGAAGCAAAAGGAGGATGGAATTCTCATTCATCAGGCCAAGTACATTCGGGATATTCTCACGAAGTACAATATGAACGACTGTAAAGTTGCCAGCACCCCGTTCGCCTCTCAGACAGAGCTCACTTTAGATCCTCagggaaaaccagtgaacaagtATTTTTATCGCTCGATGATTGGCTCTCTAATGTATTTAACGGCTAGCAGGCCGGATATTATATGGGCTGTCTGTCTCTGTGCTCGTTTTCAGACAAATCCCAAGGAATCTCGTGAAACTGCTGtaaagcgcatcttccgctatctcaaaggaactccgaaactaggtctttggtatcctaaagatagtaattttgatcttatttCCTACtctgacagtgatcatgcaggttgTAATGTAGATCGCAGGTCCGTATCCGGAGGATGTCAATTCTTGGGAAACCGTTTGATCTCGTGGCAAAGCAAGAAGCAGACAATGGTGTCCACCTCAACAACTCAGGCAGAATACATTGCGGCCTATAGTTACTAttcacaagttctctggatacaaaatcagttgTTGGATTATGGTATCAACTTCatgaagactcctatattcatcgacaatgaagCATGTCTGGGAATTGTGAGGAATCCCATACACCACTCAAGAACAAAGCACATTGAAATTCGAATTCACGCAATTTGAGATGCCTACGAGAAAgggtatattcaagtggtgccagtggatacaacacagcaGCGGGCCGACATTTTCATGAAAGCCTTTGATAAAACTCGATTCAACCAGCtggtaacctggttggaaatggtTAATTTCCTTGAATAGAAATGAATCTTGTGATCCACATTGTCCGTAAATACTCTATCCTTTAAAAAAAACGTTTGTTGAAAGTAAAACAAGTATCAAAAAACGTCGCCCACCATAaagattttctgtttaaaattttatttttgggCAACGGACTTacgaaaataaagattttagggggggtattttcagaaaatccaaaaacagaTGCTTGTGTCTGACTCCtgctagaggaagtgatagaaaattgctaacactttCTCATTTCTtgcaaaaacagaaaacaaaaagaaatcggggtaccaagcaacgacgtgtcggtagattcaacaacaccgacgagtaaactgctgttagggagcaaaacataacgtctacacaagaattctggcttttctcagccattacgcatctcagtgggtaacacgttgcggcatatggcttaatggtcttgaatcttgtgttgacagattgccaaagtctgagatttcgggtctttatattggtatttcattcgggggatatcatagttgttcttctgctgcatccagatacatgctgacctagacgctatgatatccttttaataataagtgccttaaaaaaagGCCAAACCCCTTTCATAATAAGTGCCACATTTGGCCAAAACCTTAGATAGATTAGTTTGGTcactctgctgtacggaagtactgacctattCACCAAactatctgtcttagccctcggtagttcttgggatctctgttgtacgaaagtacagacctgatctccgctctatcgttgaagagaacgaaaccaatatactcactcgttatgaggaatctttgtgcataccttgatcgcgggggtatgtcctgatgtgggactcacgggTGCAATGTCTCTAttctcaatagcttgtgtgggggccactgaagacttgtcaatattaccgaaaacatgataaaagcgctctctgaaggcatgttgaaagaaggatgcatggatttaagcggacaaacatactggcagtttttcttgtgccttggttagtaaataataataataataaataagaaaTTGGCAAGTGTCGGCAATATGATCTTCTGCAGGTAAGTCGGCGAGCGTCGAATGCTACTAGAAGATTCGCATCAAATGGAACCTCCCAGAGCTGAAAATTCgaagttcggagtcaaaatggcccaaattttATCTAGTTTGTGAATATTACATATTAAATAATCTTCTAAACAAAActgggcacgttttacgagaaagttTGAAATCTACGAGCGAATTTAAAATTGTTTGGAATTAACAACTCTCTAAACGTTCACAAGATTCATTCTCGTTCAAAATCACAAGGTAAATCTTTGTAGTTAATCAACATCTTCACTCTCCGATATCGGTAATCGTTTCAGCATTTGAGTCACTTATGTTTGGTTCTCTGCATTATGATGAAATCTTCATAAATTGTTGAATCTGAAACCTTTAGGAAATGTTGCAAATGGTAAAAACCGGTCAAACTGAGATATCGAAAAGTTTGTTTACATTTAGACCTATTTGATTTCGTCTTTGTTCAATCGGTAAAATCAGTTAATGGGTTTTAGAAGGGTTTCTCAAGAAACTTTTGATGACAGCGAATTTATGATGAGTGCAGCGAAGGTGGCGAAATTGTCACGGAATCtcaaaagtctcgaacgcgagttcgagcaatTAGCGAAATAGTCTAGTTCGCTGATGAAGCGATCTAGACTATTGTCTTCGCTAGTGGATCATTTCCGAGAACAAGATGCCGTCATTTTCGTCGATTAACTGTCTTCGCTGTTGGACCGTGTCCGAGAACAGAACCCCTTTGTTTCCGGTGTAAGACTGTCTTGCTAGTGGGTCATTCCGGGATCCAAACTCAATTGTTGCTAAGTCCGCTAGCGGAATTATCAGCGATGATCAGTCATTGTTACCGATGAAAACACCGGATCTCGATCACAAGTACCAGCGAAGACAATCGCTGACCCGTCAGCGAAATTAT is from Helianthus annuus cultivar XRQ/B chromosome 9, HanXRQr2.0-SUNRISE, whole genome shotgun sequence and encodes:
- the LOC110876174 gene encoding uncharacterized mitochondrial protein AtMg00810-like, with protein sequence MTLFTKKIGEDVMLVQIYVDDIIFGSTNEELCREFETVMKAKFEMSMMGELTFFLGLEVKQKEDGILIHQAKYIRDILTKYNMNDCKVASTPFASQTELTLDPQGKPVNKYFYRSMIGSLMYLTASRPDIIWAVCLCARFQTNPKESRETAVVM